One stretch of Xiphophorus hellerii strain 12219 chromosome 21, Xiphophorus_hellerii-4.1, whole genome shotgun sequence DNA includes these proteins:
- the arhgef4 gene encoding rho guanine nucleotide exchange factor 4 isoform X5 has translation MPAKHRRNWRNGRSCRLISDGSVVYAEGLWDHVTMDVQELGFKAGDAIEVIDATNKEWWWGRIIDSEGWFPASFVRLRVNQDEPMEQLSTHLEESQCGDEDGADLSLLLGPGLPCKEQMRANVINEIMITERDYIKHLKDICEGYIKQCRKRTDMFTEEQIRTIYGNIEEIYRFQRKFLKSLEKEFNKEQPHLSEIGCCFLEHQTEFQIYSEYCNNHPNACNQLSKLMKVNKYVYFFEACRLLQKMIDISLDGFLLTPVQKICKYPLQLAELLKYTNPQHRDYKDVEAALNAMKNVARMINERKRRLENIDKIAQWQSSIEDWEGEDVLVRSSELIFSGEITKLSQPQTKSQQRMFFLFDHQMVYCKKDILRRDILYYKGRMNMDLMEVTDLEDGKEKDFNITVKNALKLCARSGNEVHLLCTKKPEQKQRWIRAFADERKHVQNDCETGFSLTEIQKKQAMLNAFKSHPAGKSKAVTRPYCDFLLHQKHPSLPTALPQQQVFMMAEPKRKTTFWHNIGRLTPFKK, from the exons ATGCCAGCAAAACACAGGCGCaactggaggaatggaagatcATGTAGA CTGATCAGTGATGGCAGTGTAGTGTATGCTGAAGGTCTTTGGGACCATGTTACCATGGACGTCCAAGAACTTGGCTTCAAGGCTGGTGATGCCATCGAAGTGATTGATGCCACAAACAAGGAGTGGTGGTGGGGCCGCATCATCGACAGTGAGGGCTGGTTTCCTGCTAGCTTTGTACGG CTGCGTGTGAACCAGGATGAACCTATGGAGCAACTTTCAACCCATCTGGAGGAATCCCAATGTGGAGATGAGGATGGAGCAGATTTGAGTTTGTTATTAGGCCCCGGGTTACCCTGCAAAGAACAGATGAGAGCCAACGTCATCAATGAGATCATGATCACAGAGCGAGACTACATCAAGCACCTGAAAGACATCTGTGAG GGTTACATCAAACAGTGCCGTAAGAGGACAGACATGTTTACTGAAGAGCAGATTAGAACCATCTATGGAAACATTGAAGAGATATACAGATTTCAGAGAAAGTTCCTGAAGAGCCTGGAGAAAGAATTCAACAAGGAACAGCCCCATCTTAGTGAGATAGGCTGCTGTTTTCTTGAACAT CAAACAGAGTTCCAGATTTATTCAGAGTATTGTAATAATCACCCCAACGCCTGCAACCAACTCTCCAAGCTGATGAAAGTCAACAAGTATGTGTATTTCTTTGAGGCCTGTCGATTGCTCCAGAAGATGATTGATATTTCTTTAGACGGCTTCCTACTCACTCCAGTGCAGAAGATCTGCAAGTATCCATTACAGCTGGCTGAGCTCCTCAAATACACCAATCCTCAGCACAG GGACTACAAGGATGTGGAGGCAGCCTTAAATGCCATGAAAAATGTCGCCAGGATGATCAATGAGAGGAAACGGCGCCTTGAGAACATTGACAAAATTGCGCAGTGGCAGAGTTCCATAGAAGACTGGGAG GGTGAAGATGTTCTGGTCAGAAGCTCTGAACTTATCTTTTCTGGGGAGATAACTAAACTATCCCAGCCACAAACGAAGAGCCAGCAGagaatgttttttctcttcGACCATCAGATGGTTTATTGCAAGAAG gATATTCTTCGCAGGGACATACTGTACTACAAGGGGCGCATGAATATGGATTTAATGGAGGTGACAGATTTGGAAGATGGCAaggaaaaagattttaatattaCCGTAAAGAATGCACTAAAGCTTTGCGCAAGAAGTGGCAATGAAGTCCACCTCCTGTGTACCAAAaaaccagaacagaaacaaCGTTGGATTCGAGCTTTTGCTGATGAGAGGAAGCATGTCCAAAATGACTGTGAAACAG gctTCTCTCTTACTGAAATCCAGAAGAAACAAGCTATGCTGAATGCCTTCAAAAGCCACCCAGCTGGGAAATCTAAAG